In the Candidatus Cloacimonas acidaminovorans str. Evry genome, one interval contains:
- a CDS encoding YccF domain-containing protein translates to MRVLANILWHFPFCGFMTALTAYIVGGLFFISVIGAPIGLGLFQFGKFLLAPFSYSMVSKKDLNIEQNKAWKTFGIIATIIYIPFGLALCFVTICQIAGLCVTIIGIPVAVVLAKSLGTYFNPVNKQCVPVAVAKEIDNRKSQKQVNDYLTNN, encoded by the coding sequence ATGCGAGTTTTGGCAAACATTCTGTGGCACTTCCCGTTCTGCGGTTTTATGACCGCCCTAACCGCTTATATTGTTGGCGGACTTTTTTTTATTTCTGTAATTGGTGCACCTATTGGCTTAGGTCTTTTCCAATTTGGCAAATTTTTGTTAGCTCCTTTCAGTTATTCAATGGTCAGCAAAAAAGACCTGAATATTGAGCAGAATAAAGCTTGGAAAACCTTTGGAATAATTGCTACAATTATTTATATTCCTTTTGGATTGGCTCTTTGCTTTGTAACGATTTGCCAAATTGCTGGTTTATGTGTTACAATTATCGGTATTCCGGTAGCAGTGGTATTAGCAAAAAGTTTGGGAACCTATTTTAATCCTGTTAATAAGCAATGTGTTCCTGTAGCGGTTGCTAAGGAAATTGATAATCGGAAAAGCCAAAAGCAAGTTAACGATTATTTAACAAATAATTAG
- the leuS gene encoding leucine--tRNA ligase, translating into MEYRFSEIEKKWQNIWRERGIFNAPDTSSKPKYYVLSMFPYPSGVLHIGHISNYSIGDVISRLKMMEGYNVMQPIGYDAFGMPAENFAIEHNSHPRLTTEENIAAMRIQFDSMGFGFDWSREISTCRPEYYRWGQYLFKKLYEKGLVYRKKGFQNWCEQCQTVLANEQVVDGHCWRCGNIVEQKELEQWYFKITEYAEELLDFSQVIDWPERVITMQKNWIGRSEGAKIDFILEGTNAKIPIFTTRPDTIYGVTFMALPPEHPLVQQWLREEPDNKELQDFCHKVINEDKVMRSSEETIKEGIFSGRYAINPFNGDRIQIWITNYVLMDYGMGAVMAVPVHDQRDFEFAKKYNIPIKIVIQKPDMSLKIEEMQEAYIEPGIMTNSDKFNGMDSEEAKMAITDWAMENGWGEKTVSYRLRDWCISRQRYWGNPIPVIHCPHCGIVLVPDEDLPVKLPDNVQVGRTTKNPLLSVPEWINVPCPKCGTPAKRETDTMDTFVDSSWYYARYTDPNNDREPFSKELADYWLPVDQYIGGIEHACMHLLYARFFHKFMRDLGWVNCDEPFARLLTQGMVTKDGAKMSKSKGNVVDPQYIIDRFGADTLRTFLLFASPPEKDVEWSDDGIMGAFRFLNRVWRLVESNLETIKLGLQTGESSEPLSEEIYNLRYETHYAIFRWREDCLERLQFNTAIASCMEFLNAIAKIKEPDKLNSAELKIYAFACVTLPKMLYPFAPHIAEELWQILGNEKMLNECGLPEYEEKYLTRNIVTYVVQVNGKIRGKLEVPIDINTEDLKTKALEIENVQRFLQGLNIKKIIVVPGKMVSIAAGK; encoded by the coding sequence ATGGAATACCGATTTAGTGAAATTGAAAAGAAATGGCAGAATATTTGGCGTGAGAGAGGGATATTTAATGCACCTGATACAAGTTCCAAGCCCAAATATTATGTATTGTCAATGTTTCCTTATCCTTCGGGAGTTTTGCATATAGGTCATATTTCCAATTATTCTATTGGCGATGTGATTTCGCGATTGAAAATGATGGAAGGTTACAATGTGATGCAACCCATTGGTTATGATGCTTTCGGGATGCCTGCGGAAAATTTTGCGATTGAGCACAATTCTCATCCGCGCCTTACTACTGAAGAAAACATAGCAGCGATGCGTATTCAATTTGACAGTATGGGTTTTGGTTTTGATTGGAGCAGAGAAATAAGCACTTGTCGTCCGGAGTATTATCGTTGGGGACAATATCTTTTCAAGAAATTATACGAAAAAGGTTTAGTTTACCGTAAGAAGGGCTTTCAGAACTGGTGTGAACAATGTCAAACCGTGTTGGCTAACGAACAGGTTGTGGATGGTCATTGTTGGCGCTGTGGAAACATTGTAGAGCAGAAAGAACTGGAACAATGGTATTTCAAGATTACGGAATATGCGGAAGAACTATTGGATTTTTCCCAAGTGATTGATTGGCCTGAACGAGTGATCACGATGCAAAAGAATTGGATAGGACGTTCGGAAGGTGCTAAAATTGATTTTATTTTGGAAGGAACAAACGCAAAAATACCGATTTTTACCACCCGTCCGGATACTATTTACGGGGTAACTTTTATGGCGTTGCCACCGGAGCATCCTTTAGTTCAACAGTGGCTGAGGGAAGAACCGGATAATAAAGAACTGCAGGATTTTTGCCATAAAGTTATTAATGAGGATAAAGTTATGCGCAGTTCTGAGGAAACAATTAAAGAAGGCATTTTTAGTGGTCGTTATGCTATAAATCCTTTTAATGGCGATAGAATTCAAATCTGGATTACTAATTATGTGCTTATGGATTACGGAATGGGAGCAGTTATGGCTGTTCCGGTACACGATCAACGCGATTTTGAGTTTGCTAAAAAATACAATATCCCAATTAAAATAGTGATTCAAAAACCCGATATGTCCTTAAAAATTGAAGAGATGCAAGAAGCATATATAGAACCCGGAATAATGACTAATTCCGATAAATTCAACGGAATGGATAGTGAAGAAGCCAAAATGGCAATAACCGATTGGGCTATGGAAAATGGTTGGGGTGAAAAAACCGTTAGTTATCGTTTAAGGGATTGGTGTATTTCGCGTCAGCGTTATTGGGGAAATCCTATTCCGGTTATTCATTGTCCGCATTGTGGGATAGTATTAGTTCCCGATGAGGATTTACCTGTTAAATTGCCGGATAATGTCCAAGTAGGCAGAACAACCAAAAATCCGCTTTTGAGCGTTCCGGAATGGATAAATGTGCCCTGTCCGAAATGCGGAACTCCAGCAAAAAGAGAAACGGATACAATGGATACTTTTGTAGACAGCAGTTGGTATTATGCTCGTTATACCGATCCGAATAACGATAGAGAGCCCTTTAGCAAAGAACTGGCTGATTATTGGCTTCCCGTAGATCAATACATTGGTGGAATTGAACATGCCTGTATGCATTTACTTTATGCCCGTTTTTTCCACAAATTTATGCGGGATTTGGGTTGGGTAAATTGTGATGAACCCTTTGCACGTTTACTTACACAGGGGATGGTTACAAAGGATGGAGCCAAAATGAGCAAATCCAAAGGTAATGTAGTTGATCCGCAATATATTATAGATCGCTTTGGTGCAGATACTTTACGCACTTTTTTGCTTTTTGCCTCACCCCCCGAAAAAGATGTGGAATGGAGTGATGATGGAATTATGGGTGCCTTCAGATTTTTGAACCGGGTCTGGCGTTTGGTTGAAAGTAATTTGGAAACCATAAAACTCGGTTTGCAGACAGGTGAAAGTTCTGAACCTCTTTCAGAGGAAATATATAACTTGCGTTATGAAACCCATTATGCCATATTTCGCTGGAGAGAGGATTGTTTAGAGCGTCTCCAATTCAATACCGCTATTGCAAGCTGTATGGAATTTCTCAATGCTATAGCGAAAATTAAAGAACCGGATAAATTGAACTCTGCGGAATTAAAGATTTATGCTTTTGCCTGCGTCACTTTGCCTAAAATGCTTTATCCCTTTGCTCCTCATATTGCGGAAGAACTTTGGCAGATATTGGGAAATGAAAAAATGCTGAATGAATGCGGACTTCCTGAATATGAAGAAAAATACTTAACCCGAAATATTGTTACTTATGTGGTTCAGGTAAACGGAAAAATAAGAGGCAAACTGGAAGTTCCGATTGACATTAATACGGAGGACTTAAAAACCAAAGCCCTGGAAATTGAAAATGTGCAGCGCTTTCTGCAGGGACTGAACATTAAAAAGATAATAGTGGTGCCGGGAAAAATGGTTTCTATTGCTGCAGGTAAATAG
- the rplQ gene encoding 50S ribosomal protein L17 has protein sequence MRHRVEGRKFGREKDTRNLMMKNLVKSMIEHGQLKTTLPKAKELRGYVERVVTYGKKDTVHSRRLAYKVLGDRTLVKKLFNEIAPAFEGRNGGYTRVLKAGFRKGDNAPMAIIQFVEESTVKPKKDAIKAKDLN, from the coding sequence ATGAGACACAGAGTTGAAGGAAGAAAATTTGGTCGGGAAAAAGATACCCGCAATTTGATGATGAAAAATCTTGTAAAATCAATGATAGAACACGGACAACTGAAAACAACCCTCCCTAAAGCTAAAGAATTAAGAGGATATGTTGAACGTGTTGTTACTTATGGTAAAAAAGATACAGTCCACTCCAGACGTCTGGCTTATAAAGTATTGGGCGATAGAACACTGGTAAAAAAACTATTTAACGAAATTGCTCCAGCTTTTGAAGGTCGTAACGGTGGCTATACACGTGTGTTAAAAGCTGGTTTCCGCAAAGGGGATAATGCGCCTATGGCTATTATTCAATTTGTGGAAGAATCTACTGTGAAACCTAAAAAGGATGCCATCAAAGCTAAAGACCTGAATTAA
- a CDS encoding DNA-directed RNA polymerase subunit alpha encodes MMYLEPLQMPNEVDYDKASYSRTYGKFEIGPLEPGYGTTIGNTLRRILLSSIQGAAVRFVRIEGLHHEFCPIPGTNSDYIDLILRLKQLVISSSSVEEVPLVLEHKGKGVITASMIQETAYVKIINKDLYLLEVVDDIDFRLEMIVGIGRGYVSADRQNPEGKAVGFIPVDSIYSPVLKVNFSVSHQRVKERMNFDRLIMEIYTNGAVEPSIALFLAAKILKDMAAKISLFEIEPQYIRDIELDPELEEKERILKTSVKEIELSVRAANCLAQAKIETIGDLVSKTEAEMLKFRNFGKKSLEEIVQKLKKYDLHLGMDVEGIYRQIREARSRGVIPAEEKEIPAPETKTKTKPKTKAVAEKPAPKEKKTAESVTTATVRKPVPSSKKKVEK; translated from the coding sequence ATGATGTATCTTGAACCTTTACAAATGCCGAATGAAGTTGATTACGATAAAGCATCGTATTCACGCACTTACGGCAAGTTTGAAATCGGTCCTTTGGAACCGGGATATGGCACCACAATAGGAAATACCTTGCGTCGGATTTTGCTCTCTTCCATACAAGGAGCCGCTGTTCGGTTCGTTAGAATTGAAGGTTTGCATCATGAATTTTGTCCTATTCCGGGAACAAATTCTGATTATATAGATTTAATTCTACGGTTAAAACAGCTCGTTATCTCTTCCAGTTCTGTGGAAGAAGTTCCTCTGGTTCTTGAACATAAAGGAAAAGGCGTAATAACTGCCTCTATGATTCAGGAGACCGCTTATGTGAAAATTATCAATAAAGACCTCTATCTGCTGGAAGTTGTTGATGATATTGATTTTCGTTTGGAAATGATTGTAGGTATAGGGCGCGGTTATGTTTCAGCAGACAGGCAAAATCCTGAAGGTAAGGCAGTTGGTTTTATTCCTGTAGATTCCATTTATTCACCTGTTCTGAAAGTGAACTTCAGCGTTTCCCATCAACGGGTGAAAGAGAGAATGAATTTTGACCGTTTGATTATGGAAATTTATACGAACGGAGCCGTAGAGCCATCTATTGCTCTATTTCTTGCGGCTAAAATTTTGAAGGATATGGCAGCTAAGATATCTCTGTTTGAAATTGAACCACAATATATTCGGGATATAGAATTAGACCCCGAGTTGGAAGAAAAAGAACGCATTCTGAAAACAAGTGTGAAGGAAATTGAACTTAGCGTTCGTGCTGCCAATTGTCTGGCTCAAGCAAAAATTGAAACCATTGGCGATTTGGTTTCCAAAACGGAAGCCGAAATGCTAAAATTCCGTAATTTTGGCAAAAAATCACTGGAAGAAATAGTTCAGAAACTGAAGAAATATGATTTACATCTCGGTATGGATGTTGAAGGTATCTATCGTCAAATTAGAGAAGCCAGAAGCAGAGGAGTAATTCCTGCCGAAGAAAAAGAAATTCCAGCTCCGGAAACAAAGACAAAAACCAAACCGAAAACCAAAGCAGTTGCTGAAAAACCAGCACCTAAAGAAAAAAAGACAGCTGAATCTGTAACTACTGCAACGGTGCGTAAACCCGTTCCCAGTTCTAAAAAGAAGGTGGAAAAATGA
- the rpsD gene encoding 30S ribosomal protein S4, whose amino-acid sequence MAKYTGPKAKICRKFGENIYGNAKYDKILSKRKYPAGQHGRNLRRKLSDYGLHLKEKQKMRHTYCLMEKQFSNYFKKAAKAPGVTGDNLLQLLERRLDNVVYRMGFAVTRMQARQFINHGHFLVNGRKVDIPSYLVKAGDIIEVRPKSKGMKPLLEAMDKTEVTSPYSWMSVDKENFRGQFNSIPAVSEIPVTCDLRLIVEFYSK is encoded by the coding sequence ATGGCTAAATATACAGGACCCAAAGCAAAAATATGCCGTAAATTCGGGGAAAATATTTATGGCAACGCCAAATATGATAAAATACTCAGCAAGCGTAAATATCCTGCCGGACAGCATGGCAGAAATTTAAGGCGTAAGCTTTCTGATTATGGTTTGCATCTTAAGGAAAAACAAAAAATGCGCCATACTTATTGCTTAATGGAAAAGCAATTCAGTAACTATTTCAAAAAAGCTGCCAAAGCACCTGGAGTTACAGGCGATAACTTATTGCAATTATTGGAACGCCGTTTGGATAATGTAGTTTATCGTATGGGTTTTGCCGTAACAAGAATGCAGGCACGTCAGTTTATCAATCACGGTCATTTTTTAGTTAATGGCAGGAAAGTGGACATTCCTTCCTATTTAGTTAAGGCAGGAGATATTATTGAAGTGCGACCCAAAAGTAAAGGTATGAAACCTCTTTTGGAAGCAATGGATAAAACAGAAGTTACTTCGCCATATTCCTGGATGAGTGTTGATAAAGAAAATTTCCGCGGTCAATTTAATTCAATTCCCGCAGTAAGCGAGATTCCGGTCACTTGTGACCTGCGTCTTATTGTTGAATTTTATTCCAAATAA
- the rpsK gene encoding 30S ribosomal protein S11 codes for MATKTRTKKKRVRLAFDEGLFYVHSSFNNTIVTLTDRAGNVLAWSSGGKVGNKGSRKSTPFAAQVAATEVAKAGLDMGIQKVGVIVKGPGGGRESAIRAVNAAGMKVTMIKDATPIPHNGCRPPKTRRI; via the coding sequence ATGGCTACTAAAACAAGAACCAAGAAAAAAAGAGTGCGTCTTGCTTTTGATGAGGGACTTTTCTATGTCCATTCCAGTTTCAATAATACTATTGTTACTTTAACCGATCGTGCAGGAAATGTTCTTGCCTGGTCAAGCGGTGGAAAAGTTGGTAATAAGGGCTCTCGTAAAAGTACACCTTTTGCAGCTCAAGTTGCCGCTACAGAAGTTGCTAAAGCAGGTCTGGATATGGGAATTCAGAAAGTTGGGGTGATTGTTAAAGGTCCCGGTGGAGGCAGAGAATCCGCCATCAGGGCTGTAAATGCTGCAGGAATGAAAGTTACAATGATTAAAGATGCAACTCCTATTCCGCATAATGGCTGTCGTCCACCCAAAACCAGAAGGATATAA
- the rpsM gene encoding 30S ribosomal protein S13 encodes MAHIAGIELPKNKRLFIGLTYIYGIGRSSAREICKKANIDEMKKVADLTMEEEKILRDIIHNEYVVEGALRTQVAMNIKRLMEIGCYRGLRHKRGLPVRGQRTHTNARTRKGPRGSTIKKKK; translated from the coding sequence TTGGCACATATAGCAGGTATTGAACTTCCCAAAAACAAACGTCTGTTTATAGGGTTAACTTATATCTATGGCATTGGCAGGTCAAGTGCCAGAGAAATTTGTAAGAAGGCGAATATTGATGAAATGAAAAAAGTAGCCGATCTTACGATGGAAGAAGAAAAAATCCTACGCGACATAATTCATAATGAATATGTGGTTGAAGGAGCACTTCGCACTCAAGTAGCTATGAATATTAAACGCTTGATGGAAATTGGTTGTTACCGCGGTTTACGCCATAAACGCGGACTTCCTGTCCGGGGACAAAGAACGCATACTAATGCCAGAACCAGAAAAGGTCCTCGGGGCAGTACAATTAAGAAAAAGAAATAG
- the rpmJ gene encoding 50S ribosomal protein L36 has product MKVKASVKKICKDCKIIKRNGIIRVICSSNPKHKQRQG; this is encoded by the coding sequence ATGAAAGTGAAAGCTTCCGTTAAAAAAATCTGTAAGGATTGCAAAATTATTAAACGCAACGGTATTATCCGGGTTATTTGCAGTTCAAACCCAAAACATAAACAGAGACAGGGTTAA
- the infA gene encoding translation initiation factor IF-1, whose protein sequence is MSKAGVIEVEGVVTEALPNTTFRVTLENGHEILAHSSGKMRMNYIRILPGDKVKVELSPYDLTRGRITYRYK, encoded by the coding sequence ATGAGTAAAGCTGGTGTTATAGAAGTGGAAGGTGTTGTAACCGAAGCACTTCCCAATACAACCTTTCGTGTTACTTTGGAAAATGGCCATGAAATTCTAGCTCATTCTTCCGGAAAAATGCGAATGAACTATATCAGAATTCTGCCTGGTGATAAAGTGAAGGTTGAACTTTCACCCTATGACTTAACTCGGGGCAGAATCACCTACCGCTATAAATAA
- the map gene encoding type I methionyl aminopeptidase, protein MIYIKTPAEIEKMRKSCRIIGELLDALETIIRPGISTLEIDKFAEDFIGSRGGKPSFKGYRVDGLPPFPGSICASINEQIVHGIPSAKKILQEGDIIGIDVGVVLDGYNGDAARTYRVGKISAEAEELLQVTKEALERGISAAIPGNRVGDISYAIGSFVAFKGYYVADNLTGHGVGRNLHEEPQIPNTGKPGRGPRLSAGMTLAIEPMVNIGTNRVLENGWEFKVADNSLSAHFEHTILVTDGKPEILTVAD, encoded by the coding sequence ATGATATATATCAAAACGCCTGCAGAGATTGAAAAAATGCGCAAAAGTTGCCGCATCATTGGTGAATTATTAGATGCGCTGGAAACCATAATCCGTCCTGGAATCAGCACTTTGGAAATAGATAAATTCGCTGAGGATTTTATTGGCAGCAGAGGTGGCAAACCTTCCTTCAAAGGATATCGGGTAGATGGTTTACCTCCTTTTCCAGGTTCTATTTGTGCCTCTATAAATGAGCAGATTGTTCATGGCATTCCCAGCGCCAAAAAGATTTTACAGGAAGGTGATATTATCGGTATTGATGTAGGAGTTGTTTTGGATGGTTATAATGGAGATGCGGCAAGAACTTATAGAGTCGGCAAAATATCTGCTGAAGCAGAAGAACTTTTGCAGGTGACTAAAGAAGCGCTGGAAAGAGGAATCTCTGCCGCTATTCCGGGAAACCGCGTGGGCGATATTTCTTATGCAATTGGTTCTTTTGTTGCCTTTAAGGGTTATTATGTTGCAGATAATCTTACGGGTCATGGAGTTGGACGCAATTTGCATGAGGAACCACAAATTCCGAATACAGGAAAACCGGGAAGAGGTCCTCGTTTATCTGCAGGTATGACTTTAGCCATTGAGCCAATGGTTAATATTGGCACGAATCGTGTGTTAGAGAATGGTTGGGAATTTAAAGTGGCTGATAATAGTTTATCTGCCCATTTTGAACATACCATTTTAGTTACCGATGGCAAACCAGAAATTTTAACAGTTGCTGATTGA